The following proteins come from a genomic window of Pseudomonas cichorii:
- the betI gene encoding transcriptional regulator BetI yields the protein MPKVGMQPIRRQQLIQATLSAVDQVGMSDASIALIARLAGVSNGIISHYFQDKNGLIAATMRHLMNALIQSVSERRQALTDDSPRAHLQVIIEGNFDASQVNGPAMKTWLAFWATSMHHPSLHRLQRINDHRLYSNLCCQFRRVLPLEQARSAARGLAALIDGLWLRGALSGDAFDTEQAQQIAYEYMDFQLAKAVD from the coding sequence ATGCCCAAGGTTGGTATGCAACCCATCCGCCGTCAGCAACTGATCCAGGCCACGCTCAGCGCGGTGGACCAGGTCGGCATGAGCGACGCCAGCATTGCTCTGATTGCGCGCTTGGCCGGCGTCTCCAACGGCATCATCAGCCACTACTTTCAGGACAAGAACGGCCTGATCGCGGCGACCATGCGCCACCTGATGAATGCCCTGATCCAGAGCGTGAGCGAACGCCGTCAGGCGCTGACCGATGACAGCCCCAGGGCGCATCTGCAAGTCATCATCGAGGGCAACTTCGATGCCAGCCAGGTCAATGGCCCGGCGATGAAAACCTGGCTGGCCTTCTGGGCCACCAGCATGCATCACCCGTCACTGCACAGGTTGCAGCGGATCAACGATCACCGCCTGTACTCGAACCTGTGCTGCCAGTTCCGCCGCGTCTTACCGCTGGAACAGGCTCGCAGCGCAGCCCGTGGCCTGGCAGCGCTCATCGACGGTTTGTGGTTGCGCGGCGCCTTGTCGGGCGATGCTTTCGACACGGAGCAGGCGCAGCAGATCGCTTACGAATACATGGATTTTCAACTGGCGAAAGCGGTGGACTGA
- the betB gene encoding betaine-aldehyde dehydrogenase — MARFELQKLYIHGGYVDASNPATFDAINPANGEVLAQVQRAGKDDVERAVASAEKGQKIWAAMTAMERSRILRRAVDILRERNDELAALETLDTGKAYSETRYVDVVTGADVLEYYAGLVPAIEGEQIPLRNSSFVYTRREPLGVVAGIGAWNYPIQIALWKSAPALAAGNAMIFKPSEVTSLTTLKLAEIYTEAGVPDGVFNVLTGSGREVGTWITEHPRIEKVSFTGGTDTGKKVMASASSSSLKEVTMELGGKSPLIIFDDADLDRAADIAMMANFYSSGQVCTNGTRVFVPNALKAQLEAKILERVKRIRIGNPEDDNTNFGPLVSFEHMESVLGYITKGKEEGARLLCGGERLTEGDLAKGAFVAPTVFTDCTDEMTIVREEIFGPVMSILGYDSEDEVIRRANDTDFGLAAGIVTRDLNRAHRVIHQLEAGICWINTWGESAAEMPVGGYKQSGVGRENGISSLAQYTRIKSVQVELGDYASVF, encoded by the coding sequence ATGGCCCGTTTTGAATTGCAGAAACTCTATATCCATGGCGGCTACGTAGACGCCAGCAACCCCGCCACTTTCGATGCCATCAACCCGGCGAATGGCGAAGTGCTCGCGCAAGTACAACGTGCAGGCAAAGACGATGTCGAACGCGCTGTCGCCAGTGCAGAAAAAGGCCAGAAGATCTGGGCCGCCATGACCGCGATGGAGCGCTCGCGCATCCTGCGCCGTGCCGTGGACATCCTGCGCGAGCGCAACGATGAACTGGCAGCACTGGAAACCCTGGATACCGGCAAGGCTTATTCCGAAACCCGTTATGTCGACGTCGTGACCGGCGCCGATGTGCTGGAGTACTACGCAGGTCTGGTCCCCGCCATCGAGGGCGAACAGATCCCGCTGCGTAATTCTTCCTTCGTCTACACCCGCCGCGAGCCGCTGGGTGTGGTGGCCGGTATCGGCGCCTGGAACTACCCGATCCAGATTGCCCTGTGGAAATCCGCTCCGGCACTGGCAGCGGGCAACGCGATGATCTTCAAGCCGAGTGAAGTCACTTCCCTGACCACCTTGAAACTGGCGGAAATCTACACCGAAGCCGGCGTACCCGATGGCGTGTTCAACGTGCTGACCGGCAGCGGCCGTGAAGTCGGTACCTGGATCACCGAGCACCCGCGCATCGAAAAGGTTTCCTTCACCGGCGGCACCGACACCGGCAAGAAAGTCATGGCCAGCGCGTCGAGTTCTTCGCTCAAGGAAGTGACCATGGAACTGGGCGGCAAGTCGCCGCTGATCATCTTCGACGACGCGGACCTGGATCGCGCCGCCGACATTGCAATGATGGCCAACTTCTACAGCTCCGGTCAGGTCTGCACCAACGGCACGCGGGTTTTCGTCCCCAACGCCCTGAAGGCACAACTGGAAGCCAAAATCCTGGAGCGCGTAAAACGCATCCGCATCGGCAACCCGGAAGATGACAACACCAACTTCGGCCCGCTGGTCAGCTTCGAGCATATGGAAAGCGTGCTGGGCTACATCACCAAGGGCAAGGAAGAAGGTGCGCGCCTGCTGTGCGGCGGCGAACGCCTGACCGAAGGCGACCTCGCCAAAGGTGCCTTCGTGGCGCCGACCGTGTTCACCGACTGCACCGACGAGATGACCATCGTGCGCGAAGAAATCTTCGGCCCGGTGATGAGCATCCTCGGTTACGACAGCGAAGACGAAGTGATCCGCCGCGCCAACGACACCGACTTCGGCCTGGCAGCCGGTATCGTCACCCGCGACCTGAACCGTGCGCACCGCGTGATTCACCAGCTTGAAGCCGGCATCTGCTGGATCAATACCTGGGGCGAGTCTGCGGCAGAAATGCCGGTCGGTGGCTACAAGCAATCGGGCGTGGGCCGCGAAAACGGCATCAGCTCACTGGCGCAATACACACGCATCAAATCCGTACAGGTGGAACTGGGCGATTACGCATCGGTGTTTTAA
- a CDS encoding threonine aldolase family protein — MTDQSQQFASDNYSGICPEAWAAMEQANKGHQRAYGDDQWTARASDDFRRLFETDCEVFFAFNGTAANSLALSSLCQSYHSVICSETAHVETDECGAPEFFSNGSKLLTAPSAGGKLTPESIREVALKRQDIHYPKPRVVTLTQATEVGGVYLPEELRAISATCKELGLHLHMDGARFSNACAYLDCSPAELTWKSGVDVLCFGGTKNGMAVGEAILFFNHDLAEDFDYRCKQAGQLASKMRFLSAPWVGLLENDAWLKHARHANHCAQLLAELVKDIPGVELMFPVQANGVFLQLSEPAIAALTARGWRFYTFIGKGGARFMCSWDTEEARVRELAADIRLVMQG; from the coding sequence ATGACAGACCAAAGCCAACAGTTCGCCAGCGACAACTATTCCGGCATCTGCCCCGAAGCCTGGGCGGCCATGGAACAGGCGAACAAAGGGCATCAACGTGCCTATGGCGATGACCAGTGGACTGCCCGCGCCTCCGACGATTTCCGTCGACTGTTCGAGACCGATTGCGAAGTGTTCTTTGCCTTCAACGGCACAGCGGCCAACTCGTTGGCACTGTCGTCGCTGTGCCAGAGTTATCACAGTGTCATCTGTTCGGAAACTGCCCACGTCGAAACAGACGAATGCGGCGCACCGGAGTTCTTCTCCAACGGCTCGAAACTGCTCACAGCCCCAAGCGCTGGCGGCAAGCTGACGCCTGAATCGATCCGCGAAGTGGCGCTCAAGCGTCAGGACATCCACTATCCCAAACCACGGGTCGTAACCCTGACCCAGGCGACGGAAGTCGGCGGTGTCTACCTGCCGGAAGAACTGCGGGCGATCAGCGCAACCTGCAAGGAGCTGGGCCTGCATCTGCATATGGATGGCGCCCGTTTCTCCAATGCCTGCGCCTATCTGGACTGCTCACCCGCCGAGCTGACCTGGAAATCGGGGGTCGATGTGCTGTGCTTTGGCGGCACCAAGAACGGCATGGCGGTGGGTGAAGCCATCCTGTTCTTCAACCATGATCTGGCCGAAGACTTCGACTATCGCTGCAAACAGGCCGGGCAACTGGCTTCAAAAATGCGCTTCCTGTCCGCGCCATGGGTCGGGCTGCTGGAAAACGACGCCTGGCTCAAACATGCGCGCCATGCCAACCATTGCGCGCAATTGCTGGCCGAACTGGTCAAGGATATTCCAGGTGTGGAGCTGATGTTCCCGGTGCAGGCCAACGGCGTGTTCCTGCAACTCTCGGAACCGGCAATTGCCGCGTTGACCGCCAGGGGCTGGCGTTTCTACACCTTCATCGGCAAGGGCGGCGCACGCTTCATGTGCTCCTGGGATACCGAAGAAGCACGGGTGCGGGAACTGGCGGCAGATATTCGCCTGGTGATGCAGGGTTAG
- the choW gene encoding choline ABC transporter permease subunit, protein MLTDHKIPLGEYIAAFVDWLTQNGANYFDAIASTLEMMIHGLTFGLTWFNPLVLIGLIAALAHYIQRKWGLTVFVILAFLLILNLHYWQETMETLAQVLFATLVCVVIGVPLGIIAAHKPMFYTVIRPLLDLMQTVPTFVYLIPTLTLFGLGVVPGLISTVVFAIAAPIRLTYLGIRDVPHELLDAGKAFGSSRRQLLTRIELPYAMPSIAAGITQCIMLSLSMVVIAALVGADGLGKPVVNALNTADIALGFEAGLAIVLLAIMLDRICKQPEAKVGSDA, encoded by the coding sequence ATGCTGACTGACCATAAAATCCCTCTGGGCGAGTACATCGCGGCCTTTGTCGACTGGTTGACGCAAAACGGCGCCAACTACTTCGATGCCATTGCCTCGACCCTGGAAATGATGATCCACGGCCTGACCTTCGGCCTGACCTGGTTCAACCCGTTGGTATTGATTGGCCTGATTGCGGCACTGGCGCATTACATCCAGCGCAAATGGGGCCTGACGGTATTCGTCATCCTGGCCTTCCTGCTGATCCTGAACCTGCATTACTGGCAGGAAACCATGGAAACACTGGCCCAGGTGCTGTTCGCCACACTGGTCTGCGTGGTCATCGGTGTGCCGCTGGGCATCATCGCTGCCCACAAACCCATGTTCTACACCGTCATCCGTCCGCTGCTGGACCTGATGCAGACCGTACCGACCTTCGTGTACCTGATTCCAACCCTGACCCTGTTCGGCCTGGGCGTGGTGCCTGGTCTGATTTCCACAGTGGTCTTCGCCATCGCCGCGCCGATCCGCCTGACGTATCTGGGCATTCGCGATGTGCCCCATGAACTGCTCGATGCGGGCAAGGCCTTTGGCTCGTCACGTCGCCAGTTGCTGACCCGTATTGAACTGCCATACGCCATGCCCAGCATCGCGGCAGGCATTACCCAGTGCATCATGCTGTCGCTGTCGATGGTGGTGATCGCAGCACTGGTGGGTGCCGACGGTCTGGGCAAACCCGTGGTCAATGCACTGAACACCGCTGATATCGCCCTGGGCTTCGAAGCCGGTCTGGCGATCGTATTGCTGGCAATCATGCTCGACCGTATCTGCAAACAACCCGAAGCCAAGGTAGGGTCCGACGCATGA
- the betA gene encoding choline dehydrogenase produces MTTQSEFDYIIIGAGSAGNTLAARLTEDPGVTVLLLEAGGPDYRLDFRTQMPAALAFPLQGRRYNWAYETEPEPHMNNRRMECGRGKGLGGSSLINGMCYIRGNAMDYDGWAKEPGLEDWSYLDCLPYFRKAETRDIGPNDYHGGDGPVSVTTPKAGNNPLFHAMVEAGVQAGYPRTDDLNGYQQEGFGPMDRTVTPNGRRASTARGYLDEAKKRPTLTIVTHALTDRILFEGKRAVGVAYLRGASDTRIEARARKEVLLCSGAIASPQILQRSGVGPAELLNKLDIPVVHDLPGVGQNLQDHLEMYLQYSCTQPVSLYPSLLWWNQPAIGAEWMFLGTGIGASNQFEAGGFIRSSEEFEWPNIQYHFLPVAINYNGTKGVKEHGFQAHVGSMRSPSRGRVQVKSKDPREYPSILFNYMSSEQDWQEFRDGIRLTREIMQQPALDPYRGREISPGIEVQSDEELDKFVREHAETAYHPSCTCKMGTDEMAVVDGQGRVHGLESLRVVDASIMPIITTGNLNAPTIMIAEKIADRIRGRQPLPRSTADYFVAGDRPARGTPVRGAVAQV; encoded by the coding sequence ATGACCACGCAATCCGAATTCGACTACATCATCATCGGTGCCGGCTCTGCCGGTAACACCCTGGCAGCCCGTCTCACCGAAGATCCGGGCGTCACCGTTCTGTTGCTGGAAGCCGGCGGCCCGGATTATCGCCTGGATTTCCGTACCCAGATGCCTGCGGCGCTGGCGTTTCCACTGCAAGGCCGTCGCTACAACTGGGCCTATGAGACCGAGCCGGAACCTCACATGAATAACCGCCGCATGGAATGCGGGCGCGGCAAGGGCCTGGGTGGCTCGTCGCTCATCAACGGTATGTGCTACATCCGCGGCAACGCCATGGACTATGACGGCTGGGCCAAGGAGCCGGGTCTGGAAGACTGGAGCTACCTCGACTGCCTGCCGTATTTCCGCAAGGCCGAAACCCGCGACATCGGCCCCAACGATTATCACGGCGGTGACGGTCCGGTCAGCGTGACCACGCCCAAGGCGGGCAATAACCCATTGTTCCACGCCATGGTCGAAGCCGGTGTGCAGGCAGGTTATCCACGCACCGACGACCTCAACGGTTATCAACAGGAAGGCTTCGGCCCGATGGACAGAACCGTGACGCCCAATGGCCGTCGCGCCAGCACCGCTCGTGGTTATCTGGATGAAGCCAAGAAGCGCCCGACACTGACCATCGTCACCCACGCCCTGACCGACCGCATTCTGTTCGAGGGCAAGCGTGCCGTCGGCGTGGCTTATCTGCGCGGTGCCAGCGACACCCGCATCGAAGCCCGTGCCCGCAAGGAAGTCCTGCTGTGCAGCGGCGCCATCGCTTCGCCGCAGATCCTGCAACGCTCCGGTGTCGGCCCGGCCGAACTGCTGAACAAGCTCGATATTCCCGTGGTTCACGACCTGCCGGGTGTCGGCCAGAACCTTCAGGATCACCTGGAGATGTACCTGCAATACAGCTGCACCCAGCCGGTTTCGCTCTACCCTTCCCTGTTATGGTGGAACCAGCCGGCCATTGGCGCAGAATGGATGTTCCTCGGCACAGGCATCGGTGCCAGCAACCAGTTCGAGGCGGGCGGGTTCATTCGTTCGAGCGAAGAGTTCGAGTGGCCGAACATCCAGTACCACTTCCTGCCGGTTGCCATTAACTACAACGGCACCAAAGGTGTGAAAGAGCATGGTTTCCAGGCTCACGTCGGCTCCATGCGCTCACCGAGCCGTGGCCGGGTGCAGGTCAAGTCCAAGGACCCACGCGAGTACCCGAGCATCCTGTTCAACTACATGTCTAGCGAGCAGGACTGGCAGGAGTTCCGCGACGGCATCCGCCTGACTCGGGAGATCATGCAGCAACCGGCACTGGACCCGTACCGTGGCCGCGAAATCAGCCCTGGCATCGAAGTACAGTCCGACGAAGAGCTGGATAAGTTCGTCCGTGAACACGCCGAAACGGCGTATCACCCTTCGTGCACCTGCAAGATGGGCACCGATGAGATGGCCGTCGTCGATGGTCAGGGTCGTGTCCATGGCCTGGAAAGCCTGCGCGTGGTGGATGCCTCGATCATGCCGATCATCACCACCGGTAACCTGAATGCACCGACCATCATGATTGCCGAGAAGATCGCCGACAGGATCCGTGGCCGTCAGCCGTTGCCGCGCAGCACCGCCGACTACTTCGTGGCAGGCGACAGACCGGCACGCGGTACGCCGGTGCGAGGCGCAGTAGCACAGGTGTGA
- a CDS encoding methyl-accepting chemotaxis protein, producing the protein MQTMQGKLRDTLQRISGSATQLASAAEELNAVTDESARGLSQQNNEIEQAATAVNEMTSAVEEVARNATSTSEASKSATTSAGDGRDLVVETVNAIERMSGDVQGTAELISNLAEESRDIGKVLDVIRGLADQTNLLALNAAIEAARAGEAGRGFAVVADEVRALAHRTQQSTSEIERMIGSIQGGTEQAVNSMRNSTERAESTLSIAKGAGLALETIHAAVEEINERNLVIASAAEEQAQVAREVDRNLVNIRDLSAQSTTGANQTTAASNELSRLAVDLNSMVSRFSL; encoded by the coding sequence ATGCAAACCATGCAAGGCAAGCTGCGTGACACCCTGCAACGCATTTCCGGCTCAGCTACCCAACTGGCTTCGGCAGCAGAAGAACTGAATGCGGTCACCGACGAAAGTGCTCGCGGACTGTCGCAACAGAACAACGAAATCGAACAGGCAGCCACTGCGGTCAACGAAATGACCAGCGCCGTCGAAGAGGTTGCCCGCAACGCAACCAGCACCTCCGAAGCCTCGAAGAGCGCAACCACGTCGGCTGGCGACGGTCGCGATCTGGTGGTGGAAACCGTCAATGCCATCGAGCGCATGAGCGGCGACGTGCAAGGCACAGCCGAACTCATCAGCAATCTGGCTGAGGAATCCCGCGATATCGGCAAGGTACTGGATGTGATTCGCGGCCTTGCCGACCAGACCAACCTGCTGGCCCTCAACGCCGCCATTGAAGCCGCCCGCGCCGGTGAAGCCGGACGTGGTTTCGCGGTGGTCGCCGATGAAGTCCGCGCCCTGGCCCATCGCACCCAGCAATCGACCAGCGAAATCGAACGCATGATCGGCAGCATTCAGGGTGGCACGGAACAGGCCGTGAACTCGATGCGCAACAGCACCGAACGTGCAGAATCCACCCTGAGCATCGCCAAAGGTGCCGGTCTGGCGCTGGAAACCATTCACGCGGCGGTGGAAGAAATCAACGAACGTAACCTGGTCATCGCCAGCGCCGCCGAAGAACAGGCTCAAGTCGCCCGGGAAGTTGACCGCAATCTGGTGAACATCCGCGACCTGTCAGCCCAATCCACCACAGGTGCCAACCAGACCACAGCCGCCAGCAATGAGCTGTCGCGTCTGGCAGTCGATCTGAACAGCATGGTTTCGCGGTTTAGCTTGTAA
- a CDS encoding cell division protein ZapA yields MNYDRNGVTVLSILGSEYSVKAPAGEDKTLLQAAAMLQASLTDTKRKYPTLIGDRLLVLAALNLCSQQIELEQQHKVELARYQEQVSATVDVISKTISQG; encoded by the coding sequence ATGAACTACGACAGAAACGGGGTAACCGTTCTCTCCATTCTGGGTAGCGAGTATTCGGTCAAGGCGCCGGCAGGCGAAGACAAGACCCTCCTGCAGGCCGCGGCGATGCTCCAGGCATCCCTGACCGATACCAAGCGCAAATACCCGACCCTGATCGGCGACCGCCTGCTGGTGCTGGCGGCGCTGAACCTGTGTTCGCAGCAGATTGAGCTTGAGCAGCAACACAAGGTCGAGCTGGCGCGTTACCAGGAGCAGGTGAGCGCGACAGTGGATGTGATTTCCAAGACCATTTCGCAGGGTTGA
- the gbdR gene encoding choline metabolism transcriptional regulator GbdR, which produces MTSFNAGAQPQNRAPQSIGFLLLDNFTLISLASAVEPLRMANQLSGRELYRWTTLSVDGNQVWASDGLQITPDAAMQKAPALDTIIVCGGVGIQRTVTREHVSWLQSQARQSRRLGAVCTGSWALACAGLLDGFDCSVHWECLAAMQEAFPRVSMSTRLFTLDRNRFTSSGGTAPLDMMLHLISRDHGRELSAAISEMFVYERIRNEQDHQRVPLKHMLGTNQPKLQEIVALMEANLEEPIDLDELAVYVAVSRRQLERLFQKYLHCSPSRYYLKLRLIRARQLLKQTPMSIIEVASVCGFVSTPHFSKCYREYFGIPPRDERVGSNTTQQVAMMPIPQALVLAPLSGPMSALSQARNESTFASVRL; this is translated from the coding sequence ATGACTTCGTTCAATGCAGGGGCACAACCCCAGAACCGCGCGCCACAGTCCATCGGCTTTCTGTTGCTGGACAACTTCACCCTGATCTCACTCGCATCGGCGGTCGAACCCCTGCGCATGGCCAATCAGCTTTCCGGTCGTGAACTCTATCGCTGGACCACCCTGAGCGTGGACGGCAACCAGGTCTGGGCCAGTGATGGTCTGCAGATCACTCCGGATGCCGCGATGCAAAAGGCACCGGCACTGGACACTATCATTGTCTGTGGCGGCGTCGGGATTCAGCGCACCGTTACCCGTGAGCACGTTAGCTGGCTGCAGAGCCAGGCCCGCCAGTCCCGTCGCCTGGGCGCCGTGTGTACTGGCAGTTGGGCATTGGCCTGTGCGGGCCTGCTCGATGGTTTCGATTGCAGTGTTCACTGGGAATGTCTGGCGGCGATGCAGGAAGCTTTCCCGCGTGTCTCGATGAGCACTCGCTTGTTCACTCTGGACCGCAACCGTTTCACCAGTTCTGGTGGCACCGCGCCGCTGGACATGATGCTGCACCTGATCAGCCGCGATCATGGCCGTGAATTGTCGGCTGCTATTTCCGAGATGTTCGTTTACGAGCGTATTCGTAACGAACAGGATCACCAGCGCGTACCGCTCAAGCACATGCTGGGCACCAACCAGCCCAAGCTGCAGGAAATCGTGGCCTTGATGGAGGCCAATCTTGAAGAGCCGATCGATCTGGATGAACTGGCGGTTTACGTGGCGGTTTCACGCAGGCAACTGGAGCGGTTGTTCCAGAAGTACCTGCACTGCTCGCCGTCGCGTTATTACCTCAAGCTGCGCCTGATCCGCGCCCGGCAACTGCTCAAGCAGACGCCCATGTCGATCATTGAAGTGGCATCGGTCTGTGGCTTCGTGTCGACGCCACATTTCTCCAAGTGCTACCGCGAATACTTCGGCATCCCGCCACGCGATGAGCGTGTGGGTTCAAACACGACCCAGCAAGTCGCCATGATGCCAATCCCCCAAGCCCTGGTACTGGCCCCGCTGTCCGGCCCCATGTCGGCATTGAGTCAGGCGCGTAACGAGTCGACGTTTGCGAGCGTGCGCTTGTAA
- the choV gene encoding choline ABC transporter ATP-binding protein — protein sequence MSIIKFDQVDVIFAKDPREALKLLDQGLTRDQILKKIGQIVGVEKATLEIEKGEICVLMGLSGSGKSSLLRCINGLNTVSRGSLYVEHEGSQINIANCTAAELKMMRTQRIAMVFQKFALMPWLTVRENISFGLEMQGRPEKERRKLVDEKLELVGLTQWRNKKPDELSGGMQQRVGLARALAMDADILLMDEPFSALDPLIRQGLQDELLALQSKLSKTIVFVSHDLDEALKLGSRIAIMKDGRIIQYSVPEEIVLNPADDYVRTFVAHTNPLNVLCGRSLMRTVDNCTRINGSVCLDPGVDSWLDLAEGNVIKSARQGAAQLDLQNWTPGQDVASLDRRPTLVHSNIGMRDALQIRYQTGNKLVLQDGDKVVGILGDSELYHALLGKNLG from the coding sequence ATGAGTATCATCAAATTCGACCAGGTAGACGTCATCTTCGCCAAGGATCCGCGTGAGGCTCTCAAGCTGCTGGACCAAGGCCTCACGCGTGACCAGATCCTGAAAAAAATCGGCCAGATCGTCGGCGTGGAAAAAGCCACCCTGGAAATCGAGAAAGGCGAAATCTGTGTCCTGATGGGCCTGTCAGGCTCGGGCAAGTCCAGTCTGTTGCGCTGCATCAACGGTCTCAATACCGTCAGCCGTGGTTCGTTGTATGTCGAGCATGAAGGCTCGCAGATCAACATCGCCAACTGCACGGCGGCAGAACTGAAAATGATGCGCACCCAGCGCATCGCGATGGTGTTCCAGAAGTTCGCCCTGATGCCCTGGCTGACCGTACGCGAGAACATCAGCTTCGGCCTGGAAATGCAGGGGCGACCGGAAAAGGAACGACGCAAGCTGGTCGACGAAAAACTGGAACTGGTCGGCCTGACTCAATGGCGCAACAAGAAGCCCGATGAACTGTCCGGCGGCATGCAGCAGCGTGTCGGCCTGGCACGGGCACTGGCGATGGACGCCGACATTCTGCTGATGGACGAGCCTTTCTCTGCGCTCGACCCGCTGATCCGCCAGGGCCTGCAGGACGAACTGCTGGCCCTGCAAAGCAAACTGAGCAAGACCATCGTTTTCGTCAGCCACGACCTGGATGAAGCCCTCAAGCTGGGCAGCCGCATCGCCATCATGAAAGACGGCCGGATCATTCAGTACAGCGTGCCCGAAGAAATCGTCCTTAACCCCGCCGATGACTATGTACGAACCTTCGTTGCCCACACCAATCCGCTCAATGTGCTGTGCGGCCGCAGCCTGATGCGCACGGTCGACAATTGCACCCGGATCAACGGTTCCGTGTGCCTGGACCCAGGCGTGGATTCCTGGCTGGATCTGGCCGAAGGCAACGTGATCAAAAGCGCTCGCCAGGGGGCTGCGCAGCTCGATTTGCAGAACTGGACACCGGGCCAGGACGTCGCCAGCCTGGATCGCCGTCCGACACTGGTTCACTCCAATATCGGCATGCGCGATGCTTTGCAGATCCGCTACCAGACCGGCAATAAGCTGGTGCTGCAGGATGGCGACAAGGTGGTCGGTATTCTGGGCGACAGCGAGTTGTATCACGCACTGCTGGGCAAGAATCTGGGGTAA
- a CDS encoding choline ABC transporter substrate-binding protein: MKGSKSLLLAATLGLPLLAQAAEPEACHTVKFSDVGWTDITVTTAVTSVVLESLGYQTKTTMISVPVTYKSLADGKNMDVFLGNWMPTMENDIKAYREAGTVETVRANLENAKYTLAVPQALYDKGLKDFSDIAKFKKELDGKIYGIEPGNDGNRLIQSMIDKNAFGLKDAGFKVVESSEAGMLSQVDRATRRSTDVVFLGWEPHPMNTRFKMQYLTGGDEYFGPNFGQATIFTNTRKGYVQECSNVGQLLKNLSFTLNMESTLMGNVLDDKMKPDAAAKAWIKNNPQVLDTWLAGVTTVDGKPGLEAAKAKLTQ, from the coding sequence ATGAAAGGTTCTAAATCCTTGCTGTTGGCCGCCACGCTCGGTTTGCCGCTGCTGGCCCAGGCCGCCGAGCCAGAAGCCTGTCACACAGTCAAATTCTCGGACGTCGGCTGGACTGACATTACCGTCACCACTGCGGTGACCAGCGTCGTACTCGAGTCTCTGGGCTACCAGACCAAGACCACCATGATTTCAGTTCCCGTGACCTACAAGTCCCTGGCTGATGGCAAGAACATGGACGTCTTCCTGGGCAACTGGATGCCCACCATGGAAAACGACATCAAGGCCTACCGCGAAGCGGGCACCGTGGAAACCGTTCGCGCCAACCTCGAAAACGCCAAGTACACGCTGGCCGTTCCACAGGCGCTTTACGACAAGGGCCTGAAGGACTTCTCCGATATAGCCAAATTCAAGAAAGAGCTCGACGGCAAGATCTACGGGATCGAACCGGGCAACGACGGCAATCGCCTGATCCAGAGCATGATCGACAAGAACGCCTTCGGCCTGAAGGACGCAGGCTTCAAGGTCGTCGAATCCAGTGAGGCCGGCATGCTGTCGCAGGTTGACCGTGCCACGCGTCGTTCTACGGACGTGGTCTTCCTGGGATGGGAACCCCATCCGATGAATACCCGCTTCAAGATGCAGTACCTGACCGGTGGCGACGAGTATTTCGGGCCCAACTTCGGCCAGGCCACTATCTTCACCAATACACGCAAGGGTTACGTGCAAGAGTGCAGCAACGTCGGCCAGTTGCTGAAGAATCTCTCGTTCACCCTGAACATGGAAAGTACCCTGATGGGCAATGTACTGGACGACAAGATGAAACCCGATGCCGCCGCCAAGGCGTGGATCAAGAACAACCCTCAAGTGCTCGACACCTGGCTCGCCGGAGTCACCACCGTAGACGGCAAGCCAGGCCTGGAGGCTGCAAAGGCCAAACTGACACAGTAA